The Yersinia entomophaga nucleotide sequence AATTTACGCCCGTTATTGCTTGGGTTGCCAATATTGCTGACGGGGTGTTCTGCGCTCTCAAATTTTTCTTGGTCGAGCCTGTCTCCCACGAATTGGTTTGGTAGTAGCCTGCGGGTGACCGAGGAAGGCGTAGGGAGTATTACTGCCGCCACGGCGATGAATCAGGATGCGATTAACGAAGGTCTGAACGGCGATTACCGCTTACGCAGCGGCATGGCTGGCAATGGCGATAGATTAATTTCTTTTTATCAGGCGATGAAGGACGCTCAGGTTAAACTGATTATTTCAGGCCAGCCTAAAGGCACTGTCGAACGCATTGACGTTATGGACAAAAATATTTCCAGCCAGTGGGGCGTAAAACTGGATACACCATTTAGCGATATCTTTGAGCAGGCTTATGGTGCCTGCCAGAAAGCTACCGGTGATGATGCCGAAAGCGTAGAGTGCGTGGCTCCAGAAAGTAAACATGTTAGTTACCTGTTTACCGGCATTTGGCATGGTCCGGAAGGATTAATGCCATCAAACGACGCACTGAAAAACTGGAAAGTGAGTAAAATAATCTGGCGTGCTCAGGCTCATTAATCTTAGCCGTAATGGGATTATTTTAACGTCGTAAAGGCTCCTCTGTCGGAGCCTTTATTATTTCTGGGGAAAAATCACGGTGGTAGCCGCCTGCTAGCATTGGGGCTATTCCTGTTTTATTTTGCGCTGACGCAATGTAATAATTAAGGCGTCGCGTATGATGTCGAACAGAATATAAAGTTGGGGGAAGAACCCCAAC carries:
- a CDS encoding RpoE-regulated lipoprotein, whose translation is MNLRPLLLGLPILLTGCSALSNFSWSSLSPTNWFGSSLRVTEEGVGSITAATAMNQDAINEGLNGDYRLRSGMAGNGDRLISFYQAMKDAQVKLIISGQPKGTVERIDVMDKNISSQWGVKLDTPFSDIFEQAYGACQKATGDDAESVECVAPESKHVSYLFTGIWHGPEGLMPSNDALKNWKVSKIIWRAQAH